ACAATATAAATATAACCTGAATCATAGTGTTACGAAGTTGGGATGTAGATAAACCCAAAAGCATTTCACATTCCCTATTCCAGAAGACAAAATTGTAACTTTTGCCCCCATGAGTAACCTCAATCTCAATCTTATACCTGAACATCATAAGAAGTCGTTCCGTTAAAAAAGCAAACAACATAAAAACGACACAAACATGACAGAAACAACATATATTAGGTGAGAACAACTAAAACCTAAGGACTTCAGCCATGGTTTCATGACCAGCTTCACACTCAAATGGGGGGCTGTCCCCACGCGCTATAGATTGACATATATGACAGGCACGATAGTACCATCCAAATGGAGACGCAACTAATAATTTTGTTGTAGCGACAGTAGCACAAAATGTAATCTGGACAAATAGTAGTCAATATCAGAAATTTGGTTCACACTAAATGATGagcttataattattataatatacaaaaatagaaAGACATACATCCGTAAGTTGAATAATCTCAGCAATAGGTAAAACAACAacctttgaaaataatttttgcaCAGGAGTCAGTTGTTGATTTTCAGAACTCTGGGAGGAAGATTAGGAATTCCCTCCGAGTTGATCAGACAGGGTTACCCTGCTCTCCGCAGGCATTCTGCAGATCATGGATCATTATCAAAGTCATGAATAAAATAATTGCACATAATGCATGATACTATCAACATACCTATCAATGAAGTCTTTCATGACAGGAAAATCAGCATCAACACATAAAAGGGTGACATTGTAGGTGTTTGTCACAGACAGAGGATACTTTCCTGCAAATTCAAATTATACCTTGTCAATGGATTTATCACAGATTTTGTAGTTTTAGAATTAacttaaaatgatttaaataagtcATGGAATAACCTTCTTCTTTCACTTTGGCATACTGAAGCAACACAACTGTAGGGAGTGATGCAGCAACCCTAACTTTGTTAAACCTGATGAACTGATCCGCGTATGATTCCCACAGAGTACAGTTCAACATGTTGTTGCTAAACCATGATCACAACACATTAGGATATATCACATGATTCATATATCAGGGAGTCTTATGTATAACAAAAACAAACCTGTGGTCACGCAACATCATGCTAATTTGCTGCTTCTTTGCGCCCGACTCAGTTTGTGCATAACCAATACTATCCACCATTCCAACGACATCTGAAATAAATCCATTAATTTCATACAGCTAAAAGGCATCAAAACATGAGATAATAAAACAGCAAAAAACTATACTCACGAATCACGACATGTTTGTCAAACTTCCCTGTTATGATGTCCGAAAAACTTGTAAAATAAATCGATTTCGGGGGTATCTCATGCTTGTCTTCATCAAGAACAGACGTTCCAGCAGTAAACTTAATCATATATTTGTGTCTTGATGCCCTGAACGCCAGAACATAAGGCACCACCTTAAAATTAGATACAGCATAAGTATGCCCTAATAGGCATTTTTCGGTGAACACCGACACATGTGGTGTTGGAACAACAGCATGAATATTATCTCCCTGCGCCAGAAACCAAAAAATGTTTCAAATTATACAAACATACGTAAATGATAAACATACACAAACATAAACAGgttaatcaccaatttgtcaacaAAGATCATTTCAAAATGTTCCTTGTTGTTGGACACAACATTCCATCTGTGGTGAATCCTAACAACAATCTTCCAAAGCTCTTTTCCATCGTTGATCTCTGATATTCTCTCAACAGGCCTTGACATGATCAATCAAATTCACACTGCATTGAATTATAACCGCAGAAGTTAGAAAGCATGGAAAGAGAAGAATGAAAGTGACTGATAAATAGGCAAGGCATTTAAACAGGTCATTACTGCGCATTGTGTAGTTTGGAACATGGATAGGCACACAATGATGAACCATGCGTAACTGCAACAACATCAGAAGCTGGGTGGGTGAAACTCCCACAACAATAACTGCCGCAGCCCACCATGCAGATGAATGATCAGAAAATCAGTGTTAACCGCCGAAGCTGATGTGGAATTATCACAGAACAGATGCTAATGTGGATAGGCTAAGAATTGCTCAAATGGTAGactcttcttatatgatagatgaaGTAGTGAAAGTGattaatgaattataagtaaaataattggCTAATAACATTacatttttgtggttaatacaGTTGTGTAGTAGGTTAATGACACAATTTTACAttgtattataaaataaattttaaaaataatatttttttaattttttttattttaaaaataatattattttgttaaaaaacattgttcaccgtataaatacggtgaacagtttATACATTATACGGTATAGGTATTGGTGTAAAAAGGGTGTAAAAATAACATAGTTGTTTTCAGTATAACAAATAGGTATTAGAAAAAGGTTTGAATATGAAATTCCCTCTTGATTCATTGAAGCAAAACTAGAGAAAAGTTACAATATATGGAAACTGACATGGGCTTAACACATATAACACTAAAGCCCATTAATCAGGTAAAAGCCCAATAAACCTATTTTTCTATTACCCCCTATAAGCTTGAGGATAGATGGAAATTAAACCAAGCTTAGTGATGTTGGCTTTAAACAAAGAAACGTCTAGTGGTTTTGTAAAAAATCAGCTAGTTGTTGAGATGAGGATATTGGAAGTAGTTGAAAAAGTCGCTATTGTAGTTTTTCGCGAACAAAGTGGCAGTCAAATTCTGTGTGTTTCGTACGTTCGTGGAATGAAGAATGGTTGGCAATGTGGATAGCTGAAGCATTATCACAATAAAGTAGAGTTGGTTTCTTGAAAGGAATATGGAGatcattgatgatgttgtttaACCATTATAACTCACAGACTGTCGAAGCCATGGAACGGTATTCATCTTCAATAAAACTTCGTGATATGGTGGCTTGTTTCTTGGACTTCCATGAGATCAAAGAGTCACCCATGTAAATGCAGAAACGTGTGATGGATTTCCGTGTTTCTGGACAAGTCGCCCAATCAGAATCTGAAAATGCTTTGACATGTAAGTAAGAGGAAGAAGGGAAGAAAATGCCTTGAGCAGGAGATGATTTGAGGTAACGAAGAATCGGGAGAGAAACATTGTAGTGAATGTCAGTaggtgatcggtcaccaattcttATTAGTTTCCATCAATTATTCGGCAAAAATCTGTCAATTTGGTAACACTATGGTTTATCTTTTTATCGTTTTGTTTAAGTTATTTCGCATTTCacaaatttttctttttatgtttttctgaATTTCTATGTCAATTAGATGCTTTTAATAGCTTAGTTTGGTAGTTGTTTGTGATATCAGAAGCAAGTGAAGAGCTCTAAGGAATTAGCACAAAGGcggaaaatagaaaaaaatgaagaaaatggaTAATGGGCAGcagctgacacgggtgcccgtgtcacacgACACGACCGTGTCAGCTCAAATACAAGAAAAAATGGTGCATAATCAGAGGCACAAGCTGAAACAGGTGCCAGTGTCAAGCGACACGGTCGTGTTAGATCAAAATGCAGAAAAACACATTCACAGTCAAAAGCAAAAGTTGACATGGGCGCCAATGTCAGGCGACACGGTCGTGTCAGTAGTTACGctcagatttttgggtttttaagtttttcaattttCTGATTCATTAAGAGTATTTTGGACATCTTGCATCACTGAGGAATGAGCCAACACTATTTATACCTAGTTCTTGAAGATACTTGGCATATTGGATCATATTGAAGAGTTTACAGAAAGAAGGAGAGCTAACAACTGTTTCGGAGAacggagatcttcaagagcaataacaattgaagataaaaaaattccaaaaaatttgtaatgtctacaattccttttgttatttctttgaatattatgatTAGCTAAACCCCCCAGTGCTAGGGGGTGTCCTTGAATTGCTAATGTGATAAACTCTATTTCCATCATTTTATGTTATTGCAGTTTctattagtttattttattgtgCAAAGTTCTTAACGCCttttctatcggacaaatagttATTGATTTACGGTTGAGATTTAGGTCGGACAAACTAACTCAACGCATTTTACACAATAATACTGCGGTGAAATTGCTTAGGACTGAGGATATAACCGTAGTAACCGTTTGATTCTtggtaaaaatatttatatttcttGATGTTAACTTTAAtgactaaggaattaggattaaagataaacaccaaaggttttcagttaaggaattgaggaaaacaATTCTTAAGATTCCGTAGTGAACTATTCTAACAATATTTCATAAAATATGGATTAAAAGTTGTTACAAGGCAATTCAAACACTTAGCCCTAACATGCTTTCTCATATATTCTAGACCTTGATTTTACGCTTTGACTTAATTCGTTATAATTTATTCTTATTTCCAAACAAACAAGAAAACCCCCGTGATATTTTATTTAGTTGAGTTATTAtaaaacttgtatttcctacgcagtcctcaaGATTGATACTGGGTATTAACCCCTATTAAAACTATATcagtgaaaatagtacacttgctaattttcctatcaagtttttggcgccgttggcagggactgccaaaatataagttgaacagtaattcaattgaaattttgttgctctgcaactaaaattttattttttgttattatatttacTTGTTACTAATAGAtttctaatctttgtatgcgaggtaaggcctcagctgaatttcttttagaCGCAGAACCAGGATAATCATTTCGAGCTAGACGCCGAAAAGCTAGACAAGAAAGATTGAAAGCAACAGAAGAAAACACTGATAAAATCTGAGCCTGAACAAGaggaaattgtttttttatttattagaaaCAACCAGATTCCAAATCTGAAACTATGACAGCTCTGCCATCTCTCGTGGAAAGACTTTTGGGTGACTATGGAGGAGTTAACGCTCCAATTAGACGGTTgacaatagtaaatcaaccggtcgatgTTGCTCATTTTCAGTTGCACCTTTCAATGATAAGGCAGCTCGAAAGAAGACCTTTCTCTAgaaaaatcaatgaagatgcaaataagcatttatAGAGATTTCTCACTATGACCAGATCGTTGAAAATTGAGGGGCATTCTGAAGAAGCTAAAAAGTTGGTAATGTTTCCTTTTACCTTGTCCGGAGATGCTGAAAAGTGGTTATACTCTATATCTGCTGGGAGCATTacaacatggcaacaaatggagacaaCCTTTCTTAACGGGTATTTTCCTGCTTCTGTGTACATCTGCAAGAGATATGACATAGTTAATTTCAAACAGAAGGAAGAAGAATCACTTGGAGTTGCGTATAAGAGGTTTAAACGACTATTGGTTCCATGTTCTACTCACAACATGTATGGAACGGAACAAATGCAAAATTTTGTTAATGGCCTCAGGATGAAGACTAAGCAACTCATCAACacagctgccggtggctcaactaattttgtAACATCCACTAGTCTTAAGAAGATCATAGAAGCCATTGCAGCAAATGAGCATTTAGAATTATATGACCGCAGTGTTAGTCCGCCTTAAGGGATAGTCGATTTGAAGTTGGCAAATCAAGTTatgaaaatggaagaccaaattgtgGCTGAAGTCCAAAGAAGACTAAAAAATGGCTCTTGATAATCAAACTGTGGCACAGGTTCAACCAGCTCAACCTATCCAAGCGGTAAATTGTGAAATTTATGGAGGACCTCATTTTGCCATGCATTGTGTTGCAACTGCACAACAGGTGGAGGAAATAAACTTTCTAAAGCAGAACAATCCCTACTCCAACACTTATAacccggggtggaaaaatcatccaaatttctCCTGGAAAGATCAATAAAGGAATGTTCAAAAACAGGGGCCTATTCCTTATCAAAACCAACCACATCAACAATAGTATTcggccaccacaacaacaaccttatcaacaaccatatcagcaacctcaacaacaatttcaacaacaaggGCCGAGGAAAGCGGATTGGGAGATCGCCATTGAAAAAATGGACGCTCAAAACTcccagttccaagaagaaaccagAAGTAATTTTCAAAATACGGGTGCATCTATTAAGAATCCTGAAATTCAGATGAGTCAAATAGCACAAAAACTTGCAGGTTCTCAAACTTCGGGTGCTCTACCTGGTGATACGATTACAAATCCAAAAGATCAAAATAATGTGAGTGCTATAACCACGAGAAGTGGTAAATCAAAAGAGGTTTCAGAGAAAAATTCTAAAGTAGAAGACCCATTGCTTGAAGTTGACTTGGAGATTAAAGAAAATGAGGTTGAAAATGAAGAAGTGGTTGTATCTGAGCAGGTGGTGAAAGAAAAGACTATTGAGCCAAAACCGGCCATTAAACTTCCTTTCCCCACGAGAAATTAGAAGAATGGGAAACATGAGAGgaattttgaaaaattcttggAGATGTTTAAAAATCTTGAAATCAACATTCCGTTCTTGGAGGCACTTGAACAAATGCCTACATATGCCAAGTTCATGAAGGATATCATCTCCAAGAAGCGGACCATCGATAATGACCTGATTATTCtgactgaaacttgtagtgctattttgcagggtatgaagattaCGGTGAAAAAGAAGGATCGAGGTTCTGTGACTATTACTTGCACCATTGGGGATAGGTCATTCAAGAAAGCTCTTATTGATTCGGGAGCAAGTGTGAGTCTTATATCGTTGTCCATCTACAAGAGATTGGGGATAGGTACAATGCAAGATACAAGGATGACACTCCAATTTGTTAACCATTATGTGAAAAGACCGTACGGGATAGTAGAAGATGTGCTTGTGAAAATTGACAAGTTCGTGTTTTCGGTGGATTTTGTTATTTTGGAGATGCCGGAAGAGGAAAGATTCCGATCATTCTGGGTAGACCATTTTAAGAGACCGGGAGATGTTTGATAGACATATAAGAGGGCACAATGAGTCTGAAGGTCTATGTTAAAAGAGTTAAAAATTGATATGCGAAACACCATGAAATACCAAGATGATGTTGGCATGAGTCAACATATAGAGGTAATTGACCAAGTTGTTGCAAATGAAAATCCTTTGAATTCACCTCAGTTACCTTTAGAAAGAGAGCTAAGCTTGTCAATCTTTGAAAATACCCAAGAAGTGGATGAGGAAGATGTAGAAGTGTTAGCCATGATGGAAGCGATGCCTTCTCTTAAAGGATCTAGAACACATCGGTGGGAAGATCTAAGGCAACCTCAGGTGGGTGAAGGAAAAGAATAGACAAAGAAGAGGGCTGAATTGATACAACTTCCGAAAAATCTAAAGTATGTCTTCCTTGACACTGAAGGAAAATATCCGGCTATCATAAGTTCAAATCTAGGAAGTATCCAAGAAGACAAGCTCGTccaagttttgaaaaagaacaaGAGTGCCATGGGATGGGCAATTGAGGATTTGAAGGGGATTAGTCATACggtttgcatgcacaaaattattatggaagatgatcacaagcCGGTAGTTCAACCCTAATGACAACTAAATCCCACTATGAAAGAAGTGGTAAGAAAATAAGTGGTTAAACTTTTAGatgcggggatgatttatcccatatCTAATAGCTCTTGGGTGAGTCATGTGCATATGGGGCCAAAGAAGGGAGGAACTACGGTTATAAAGAATGAGAAAAATAAGTTGATCCCTACAAGGATAGTTACAGGTTGGCGAGTCTGCATTGATTATAGAAGATTAAATCATGCTACGAGAAATGATCACTTTCCTTTACCATTCATTGACCAGATGTTGGAAAGGTTGGCTGGTCATGATTACTATTGTTTCCTCGACAGTTACTCTGGATATAATCATATAGATGTT
This genomic interval from Vicia villosa cultivar HV-30 ecotype Madison, WI unplaced genomic scaffold, Vvil1.0 scaffold8, whole genome shotgun sequence contains the following:
- the LOC131643240 gene encoding uncharacterized protein LOC131643240, whose product is MSRPVERISEINDGKELWKIVVRIHHRWNVVSNNKEHFEMIFVDKLGDNIHAVVPTPHVSVFTEKCLLGHTYALYEINGFISDVVGMVDSIGYAQTESGAKKQQISMMLRDHSNNMLNCTLWESYADQFIRFNKVRVAASLPTVVLLQYAKVKEEGKYPLSVTNTYNVTLLCVDADFPVMKDFIDRMPAESRITFCATVATTKLLVASPFGWYYRACHICQSIARGDSPPFECEAGHETMAEVLRYKIEIEVTHGGKSYNFVFWNRECEMLLGLSTSQLRNTMIQAGITDPLDFPLALDQLLKLEMAMKVKWYPRWKNCSVVMIIKNDPIIQQLKEKWGTDEIKESVDEAKTDANEDCELVTELEITSEHKPDAVTPPGKRHFPAASSESTDLEGLHDGELSSNKLKKIIKMEKID